The genome window ATTGCCCAATTGTGCACGAATCTGTACGTGCAGGCCGAGCCGCCGCGACGGCTGGCGATCACGGCGGCGGAGACGGGCGAAGGCAAGACGTCGGTGGGTCTGGCCCTGGCGGTGCAGACGGCGCGGACGCTGGGCCGCAAAGTGGTCTTTGTCGAAGCGAACCTGCGTTCGCCGCAAGCGGCGGGCCTGCTGGCGGTCGAGGGTCGAAAGGGGCTGATGGACGTGCTTTCGGGCGAGGCGTCGGTGGATGAGGCGGCGGTGTCGCTGGGCGAGCGGCTGCCCGACGTGATCGTGGGGGTCGAGGGCGAGGATCGCGAGACGATCGTGCGGCGAATGGGCCGCGACGACCTTGAGAAGCTGTTCAAGACGCTGGGCGAGCGGTACGAGCACGTGATTGTCGAGACGCCCGCGATCAATCATTTTCCCGAGGCCCAGGTTGTGGTGGGGCTTTGCGACCGGGTGCTGCTGGTGATCCGGGCGGGACGGACCAGCCGCGAGGCGGCGGCGGTGGCGGTGCGGCGGATCGAGGGTGCGGGCGGCAAGCCTCCGCTGGTCGTGCTGAACCGCAAGCAGTACCACGTTCCGGGTTTCCTTTACAGGCGGCTGTAAGTTCCCATGCAGCGGGTGTTGCGGGCCGAAAAGAACGACTGGTTGGCGGTGGCGGCGATTGCGGTGCTGGCGGCGGCGACGGCGTTGCTGGTTCCGGCAGAGCATCTGCTATGGGTTTGGATCGGCGTGGCGGGGCTGATCGTGGTGTTAATGTGGTCGCGGTTCGGCGACCCGCTGACCCTGGTGCTGGCCTGGTTCGTGACCAGCGCGTGTTTTTCATACTTCTTCTGGCGGGCGCCGCTTCCGGGCGGACTGTTGCACGTGACGGTCGACCGGCTGTTCATGCTGGTGGTGGTGACGGTGATGGTCCTGAGTCTGGTGGTCGGG of Phycisphaerae bacterium contains these proteins:
- a CDS encoding CpsD/CapB family tyrosine-protein kinase, which codes for MSNGSVGAVEVNPRVEEHIAQLCTNLYVQAEPPRRLAITAAETGEGKTSVGLALAVQTARTLGRKVVFVEANLRSPQAAGLLAVEGRKGLMDVLSGEASVDEAAVSLGERLPDVIVGVEGEDRETIVRRMGRDDLEKLFKTLGERYEHVIVETPAINHFPEAQVVVGLCDRVLLVIRAGRTSREAAAVAVRRIEGAGGKPPLVVLNRKQYHVPGFLYRRL